Proteins encoded together in one Zingiber officinale cultivar Zhangliang unplaced genomic scaffold, Zo_v1.1 ctg134, whole genome shotgun sequence window:
- the LOC122036205 gene encoding kinesin-like protein KIN-14L isoform X2, with the protein MMSSPAAGRTVDMQGRDLNRGDNNRVPSLNALALPGSQDKNENTGALVKSSNEIRKTAPAGDYLIAALADFDPDQFESFAAISDGANKLLMLVLAVVIKAVAAREHEILAEIRDAVFSFIRKMEPKKVMDTMLVSCVRILYIRSLLARSPELQSIKVSSVERFLEKANDGHSRSSSRGSSPSRSLVHYDSVHGFKVNIKPEKKSKLSSIVLKLRGIDQETWRHHVTGGKLREITEEAKAFAIGNKALAALFVHTPAAS; encoded by the exons ATGATGTCGAGCCCTGCTGCTGGAAGAACTGTGGACATGCAGGGAAGAGACTTAAACAG GGGTGACAACAACAGAGTCCCTTCACTCAATGCCCTAGCATTGCCTGGTTCACAGGACAAGAATGAAAACACAGGAGCTCTTGTGAAATCAAGTAATGAGATAAGAAAGACAGCACCTGCTGGAGATTATCTTATTGCTGCACTTGCTGATTTTGATCCGGACCAGTTTGAGAGCTTTGCTGCAATATCTGATGGTGCTAATAAACTTTTGATGCTG GTTTTGGCTGTAGTCATCAAAGCAGTTGCTGCTAGGGAACACGAAATACTTGCTGAGATCAGAGATGCTGTTTTTTCATTTATTCGTAAAATGGAACCAAAGAAGGTTATGGATACTATGCTAGTTTCATGTGTCAGAATATTATACATAAGATCTCTGCTTGCTCGATCACCTGAGCTGCAATCGATCAAG GTTTCTTCAGTAGAACGGTTCCTTGAAAAAGCTAATGATGGCCATAGCAGAAGCTCTAGCCGTGGTAGTAGTCCTAGTAGATCTCTGGTTCACTATGATTCAGTCCATGGTTTTAAGGTGAACATAAAACCAGAAAAAAAGTCTAAATTGTCATCCATAGTCTTAAAGCTTCGAGGGATTGATCAG GAGACGTGGAGGCATCATGTTACTGGAGGAAAGCTCCGAGAAATAACTGAGGAGGCTAAAGCTTTTGCAATTGGAAATAAGGCACTTGCTGCACTCTTTGTTCATACACCAGCTG CCAGCTAG
- the LOC122036204 gene encoding probable anion transporter 6 has protein sequence MELLKKMRFPKRYSIILLTFICTSVCYLERIGFSIAYTAAADSIGVNQSSKGLILSVFYYGYVVSQVPGGLAAQYVGGRRVLLFSFLLWSLTCAFAPLDASKVNMMVVARFLVGVAQGFIFPSIHTILAQWVPPHERSRSVSLTTSGMYLGAAGGMLVLPSLVKYKGPQSVFTVESALGLMWSFLWFRFSSDPVRSEHPKAATAGFGEPNLPVSREKKIPSAGNLRRFTKIPWKKIIFNLPIWAIVVNNFTFHYALYILMNWLPTYFELGLQLSLQDMGSSKMIPYFNMFMFSNIGGILADHLITRRFLSVTKTRKFLNTIGFVIAALSLMAIPLFRNPSWTIICSSISLGFLALGRAGFAVNHMDVAPRYAGIVMGVSNTAGTLAGIVGVGLTGRILEAAKSADMDLTSIECWKNVFLIPAYLCIFSSFFFLLFATGEKIFE, from the coding sequence ATGGAACTGTTGAAGAAGATGAGATTTCCAAAGCGGTACAGTATCATTTTATTAACCTTTATCTGCACAAGTGTGTGCTATCTAGAGCGAATAGGATTCTCAATTGCGTACACAGCGGCTGCAGATAGCATTGGTGTGAATCAATCAAGCAAGGGTCTAATTCTTTCGGTATTCTACTATGGATATGTTGTGTCACAAGTGCCTGGGGGTTTGGCTGCACAATATGTTGGAGGACGACGAGTTCTGCTGTTTTCGTTTTTGCTGTGGTCGCTAACATGTGCATTTGCTCCACTAGATGCCAGCAAAGTGAATATGATGGTTGTTGCCCGCTTCCTTGTAGGTGTGGCACAAGGCTTTATATTCCCCTCCATTCACACAATTCTAGCACAATGGGTCCCTCCCCATGAGCGCTCGCGTTCTGTTTCTCTTACGACATCCGGGATGTACCTAGGAGCAGCTGGTGGCATGCTTGTGTTGCCAAGTCTGGTAAAATACAAGGGACCTCAGTCAGTTTTCACGGTTGAATCAGCTCTGGGTCTCATGTGGTCATTTCTCTGGTTTAGGTTTTCTAGTGATCCAGTTCGTTCCGAACATCCCAAAGCTGCTACTGCAGGTTTCGGAGAGCCCAACTTGCCTGtttcaagagaaaagaaaatccCAAGTGCTGGAAACCTGAGGCGCTTCACTAAAATTCCTTGGAAGAAGATAATTTTCAACTTACCGATTTGGGCAATCGTGGTAAACAACTTCACCTTTCACTACGCACTGTACATACTAATGAACTGGTTGCCAACGTACTTTGAACTCGGCCTTCAGCTCAGTCTTCAGGACATGGGATCTTCTAAGATGATTCCTTACTTCAACATGTTCATGTTCTCAAACATAGGAGGGATTTTAGCTGATCACTTAATCACAAGAAGGTTCTTATCAGTGACCAAGACTCGGAAGTTTCTCAACACCATCGGCTTTGTCATCGCAGCTCTTTCTCTAATGGCCATTCCACTATTCAGGAATCCCTCCTGGACTATCATATGCTCTTCTATTTCTCTTGGATTCTTAGCACTCGGAAGAGCCGGGTTCGCTGTAAATCACATGGACGTGGCTCCGCGATATGCAGGAATTGTTATGGGAGTTTCTAATACCGCTGGGACCTTAGCTGGTATCGTCGGCGTCGGGCTCACCGGAAGGATCTTGGAGGCCGCAAAGTCAGCTGATATGGATCTTACAAGCATAGAATGTTGGAAAAATGTCTTCTTGATCCCAGCCTATCTCTGCATatttagttctttcttttttttactaTTCGCAACAGGTGAAAAGATTTTTGAGTAA
- the LOC122036205 gene encoding kinesin-like protein KIN-14L isoform X1, producing the protein MMSSPAAGRTVDMQGRDLNRGDNNRVPSLNALALPGSQDKNENTGALVKSSNEIRKTAPAGDYLIAALADFDPDQFESFAAISDGANKLLMLVLAVVIKAVAAREHEILAEIRDAVFSFIRKMEPKKVMDTMLVSCVRILYIRSLLARSPELQSIKVSSVERFLEKANDGHSRSSSRGSSPSRSLVHYDSVHGFKVNIKPEKKSKLSSIVLKLRGIDQETWRHHVTGGKLREITEEAKAFAIGNKALAALFVHTPAGELQRQIRSWLVENYDFLSVVGADSISGNSTSQLELLSTAIMDGWMAGLGIARFPSTDALGQLLSKYTKRVYSSQLQHLKIIIGLLQSKLVGGGELNE; encoded by the exons ATGATGTCGAGCCCTGCTGCTGGAAGAACTGTGGACATGCAGGGAAGAGACTTAAACAG GGGTGACAACAACAGAGTCCCTTCACTCAATGCCCTAGCATTGCCTGGTTCACAGGACAAGAATGAAAACACAGGAGCTCTTGTGAAATCAAGTAATGAGATAAGAAAGACAGCACCTGCTGGAGATTATCTTATTGCTGCACTTGCTGATTTTGATCCGGACCAGTTTGAGAGCTTTGCTGCAATATCTGATGGTGCTAATAAACTTTTGATGCTG GTTTTGGCTGTAGTCATCAAAGCAGTTGCTGCTAGGGAACACGAAATACTTGCTGAGATCAGAGATGCTGTTTTTTCATTTATTCGTAAAATGGAACCAAAGAAGGTTATGGATACTATGCTAGTTTCATGTGTCAGAATATTATACATAAGATCTCTGCTTGCTCGATCACCTGAGCTGCAATCGATCAAG GTTTCTTCAGTAGAACGGTTCCTTGAAAAAGCTAATGATGGCCATAGCAGAAGCTCTAGCCGTGGTAGTAGTCCTAGTAGATCTCTGGTTCACTATGATTCAGTCCATGGTTTTAAGGTGAACATAAAACCAGAAAAAAAGTCTAAATTGTCATCCATAGTCTTAAAGCTTCGAGGGATTGATCAG GAGACGTGGAGGCATCATGTTACTGGAGGAAAGCTCCGAGAAATAACTGAGGAGGCTAAAGCTTTTGCAATTGGAAATAAGGCACTTGCTGCACTCTTTGTTCATACACCAGCTGGTGAGTTGCAGCGCCAAATTCGGTCATGGCTTGTAGAGAATTATGATTTCCTCTCTGTCGTGGGTGCTGATTCTATCAGTGGAAATTCTACTAGCCAGCTAGAACTTCTGTCAACTGCCATTATGGATGGATGGATGGCTGGTCTTGGTATTGCACGGTTTCCGAGTACTGATGCTTTGGGCCaacttttgtctaagtacaccAAGCGAGTTTATTCGTCACAATTGCAACATTTAAAG ATTATAATTGGTCTGCTTCAGTCCAAGCTGGTGGGTGGGGGTGAGTTGAATGAATGA